The genome window CCGTCTCGCCCGGCACAATGCCACCAAGCCCGTAATCCACGAAATTCAGACCATTAGGATTAAAATTCGGGGCAAGAGGCTGGTAGTAGAACGGATAATAATTCATCAACTCAGGTGAATCGCCCAGCATTCCCAGATTGCTTGGTACACCGAGGTTGTCATAGGTGAAATCCGTGAAGAGAGGCTCATCTGCATAGGGTCCGGCCGTGCTCAGATGGCATGCTGCACAGTTACCCTTTTTCGGGTTATTGAAAAGCTTAAGGCCACGCTTCTCCTCCTTTGTCAGTGAAACTTCCCCTGCTAGATATTTATCATATTTAGAGGAAAATCTGTTGACCTCATCTGTCATTTCGAATGCTGCAATAGCATCTGCCACCTGGTCGTAAGCCATATCTACATCATCCAGTGCATCCTCACCATAGACCACTTCGAAAAGATCAACATAATCCGAATTACGGATCTTCTGGATGACGGCCTGTTTACTTGGATTGTTCATCTCCAGCGGGTTCAGGAATGGCCCTTTTGCCTGTTCTGCAAGGTTGGCTGCCCTGCCATCCCAGAACTGGCCGCCTATGTATATCCCTTCGTCCACATCATAATGGAAATCCGGACTGTAACCTGCATATGCGGCTGTTGGTGAGTTACGGTCTCCGAACCTTACATGAATCGCCCCCATGGAAACGGCCCTGCTTGAGTCAGGGTCTGCAAATCCAAAGTCAGGGTCATGGCAGCTTGCACAGGACTGGCCCTGTGGAACTGACAAGTCTGTATCGAAAAACAAAAGCTTTCCAAGTTCTTCCTGTGGAGTGAGATCATTTGCGGATGCTATTCCTGTTGTGGCGACAAAAAGGATAATTGCCGCATACATACAAATTCTTATATTCATTCTTGAATCCTCCTTCCTATTTGTTGACATTAGTGGTTTACGTTCTTTCTGGGTTTTCACTGGATTTCATTATAT of ANME-2 cluster archaeon contains these proteins:
- a CDS encoding cytochrome-c peroxidase, encoding MNIRICMYAAIILFVATTGIASANDLTPQEELGKLLFFDTDLSVPQGQSCASCHDPDFGFADPDSSRAVSMGAIHVRFGDRNSPTAAYAGYSPDFHYDVDEGIYIGGQFWDGRAANLAEQAKGPFLNPLEMNNPSKQAVIQKIRNSDYVDLFEVVYGEDALDDVDMAYDQVADAIAAFEMTDEVNRFSSKYDKYLAGEVSLTKEEKRGLKLFNNPKKGNCAACHLSTAGPYADEPLFTDFTYDNLGVPSNLGMLGDSPELMNYYPFYYQPLAPNFNPNGLNFVDYGLGGIVPGETGKVKVPTLRNVAITSPYMHNGAFTTLKEVVHFYNTRDVPGEVWPAPEVGENVNTDELGDLGLTDGQEDAIVAFMETLTDGY